From the Streptomyces sp. NBC_00091 genome, the window GGCGGCTGTCGCTGAGCGGGGACTGGCTGGACGACACGGAGCTGCGCCGGCGGGCCGCGATACCGGAGGACTCGGTGGACGCGGGCGCCGGGGAGGCCCTGGCGGTGGAGATGGTCGTGGAGGCGGCCGGGTGGAGCGGGTCGGCGCTGCCGGTGGTGATGGACGCCCGGGAGGAGGCCGTACTGCCGCTGGTGGAGGCGTTCTCGGCGGCCGGGCTGCCGTTCATGATGCGGGTGGGAGCCGGTACGGGGCTGCTCGCGCCGAACCTGTCGGCGGGGCGCAGCCGGGCCGTGGCGGGGTCGGCGGGCGGGCTGGCGGAGCTGGCCCGTTCGCAGCGGCGGCCGGTGCAGTGGTCGGACCCGGCCTGGCCGGGGCGGGCGCAGACCTCGCTGGTGGCGCTGCTGCCGGTGCGGCTGCCCGGTGGTCCGCCGGCGGAGCGGCCGCTGACGCTGGTCGGGGTGTGGTCGCCGTCCTCCCGGGAGGTGTCCGAGCTGTGGCTGACCAGCCTGCCCGGGGCGGGCCGGGGCACGCTGCTGGGGCTGGGGCAGCTGATCGGGCGGGCCGACGCCGACTTCCGCGACACGAGCCTGCCGGTGGGCGCCCTGGACTTCGAGGGGCGTTCCTACCACGGCTGGCACCGGCACGCGACGCTCGTGTCGCTGGCGCACGCCTCACGGCTGCTGGAGGCGGGCGCCCACCGGGGCGGCGGGGCCTCGGTCACGTCGTTCCCGCTGACGGGGGGCCGGAGGGTGCGGGGTCGAGGGCGGTTCGGGCCCGTTGCAGCCGCAGGGCGAGCTGAAGTTCCAGTGCCTGGTCGGGGTGTTGCCAGTCACGGCCTAGCAGCTGGGTGATGCGTTCCAGGCGGCGCGAGACCGTGTTGGGGTGGACGTAGAGGATCTCGGCGGCGCGGGTGGGGCTGCCGGCGGCGCTGAACCAGCCCTGGAGGGTCTCCACGAGGTTGCCGAAACGTTCCGCGTCGTGTTCCAGGAGCGGGCCCAGGGTGCGTTCGACGAACCCGGCGACGTCGTGGTCCTCGGCGAGCAGCATGCCGAGGAAGCCGAGTTCGCCGGCGGCGGCGGACCGGCCGGTGCCGCCGAGCGCGGTGAGGGCCTCCAGGCAGCGGACGGCCTGCCGGTAGGCGTGGTGGACGGTTTCGGCGCCCCGGGCGGGTCCGCCGGCGCCCGCGGTGACCGGGGCGCCGGTGGTGGCGGAGAGTTCGGCGCGCACCCGCGCGGCGGCCGCCCCCGGGTCCTCCCCGGGCAGCAGCAGCACCAGCCGCTCGCCCTGCGCGGTCTTCATGCCGCGGTGGCGGCGTACGTAGGCGGCGGCCCAGCTGTCGACCAGCCCGGCGGCCCCGGTCCCGGCGTCGGCGACGACCACGACGTGCGGGCGGTGCAGTTCGGCGGCGAACCGGCGGGCCCGCTCCACTAGCCGCTCGGGCGGTGACTCCCAGGTGGTGAGGTCGGCCAGCAGGTCGTCGCGGACCTGGCCCTCCACGAAGGTGGAGCGCTGCATGACCAGCAGCAGGGAGACCGTGCGGGCGTAGGACAGCAGGAGCCGCTCGCCGGGGACGACAGGGGAGTCGGCGTGGGAGCCGGCGCCGCCCTCGCCGGGGTGGAAGAGCAGGCAGCCGGCGTCCTCCGACCGGACGGTCAGCGGGACCACCCAGGTGCCGTCGGACAGCGGGCAGGCGACGCCGGTGGCCGCCGCGTTGAGGCGTACGCGGGCCAGTTCGGCGGGGTCGGCGGCGGGCACCCGGCCGTGTTCGCCGAGGCGTTCGCCGGCCGGTCCCCGTACGGCGAGGCCGCCGCCGAGTTCGGCCGCGGCGCGGGCGAGGAGCGCGTCGAGGCCGATGCCGTCGAGGACGAGCTGGACGAGGTCGTCCTGGACGCTGCCCGCGCGCAGGGCGTCGCTGAGCGAGGCGCGCACGCGCGAGCCGGCCCGGGCCAGTTCGGCGTTGGCGGTGTGGACGCCCTCCAGCAGCCGGGCGGTCTGGATGGCGGTGGCGGCGAGGTCGGCGAGGGAACGCATGAGGGCGACCTCGTCGGGCGTGAAGTGGTGGATGCCGCGCGCGGCGGCGTACAGGTACCCGATGTGCCGGTCCTCGGCGCACAGCGGTACGCCGAGCACGGCCTGCAGGGCCTCGGCGTGCAGGATCTCGTCGAGGGCCGAGGCGTGGGTGGTGCGGTCGTCGGCGAGGTGGTCGGCGGTCCAGAAGGGGGTGGGGGCCTCGCCGGGGGTGACGGCGGGCACCGCTCCGGCGGGGATGCGGTAGCCGACGGTGAGGGCGCTGACCGCGCCGTCGGCGGTGGTGACGGTGGCCCCGCCGCCGTCCTCGTCGAGCAGGACCGTGCAGGCGAGGTCCATGTTCGTCATGAGCCGGGCCCGGCGGGTGATCAGGCGCAGGGTCGCGTCGAGGCTGCCCGGCCGGGTCAGGTCGCGGGCGGCGTCGACCAGGGCGGCGAGTTCGGACTCGCGCCGGCTGCGCCGCTCGAAGAGGGCGCTGACCTCGAGGGCGAGGCCCCGGGCGCGTTCCAGGCGCTCGGGCCGCGCGGAGGCGGACGAGGCGGACGAGGCGCGGGCGCGCGCCAGGAGCTGGTCGTAGGCGCGGGCGGGTGCCTCGCTCGCGAGGAGTTCGAGGACGCGCAGGACGTCGTCGTCGGTGTGCGGGTCCTCCCCTGTCACAGCTGTCCCCCAACAGATGATGCGGCCGGATCGTTCGGTGGCCGGGAAGGTAGCTTCCGGCGCGAACGAGCGTCAACCGGCTCTCGGGGGATGCGGGCGGTCGGGGAGGAGGTGGCCCGGCCACCGCCGGCGGCCCTCGGCAGGGCCCGCGGTGTGCCCGTGGCACCTGTCCGGTTTCCCGGGCGGGGGCTAAGGGGGTGTCCTGTGGGCCAGCCCGGCCTGGCCCACAAGACACCCCCCTACGCTGGAGGGTTCGCCCGCAGGCGCGCCCCGGCCACCGCTCCGCCGCTGCTCAGGGCGGTACGGGGGCAGTACGGCGGCCCGTGCGCGGGGCCCCGCCGGCCGCCCGGGGCGGCCGCGCGGGCGGCCGGCGTCCGGCGGTCCGCGAGCGGTTCTGGCTCACACCGCAGGCGGACTTCCAGCCCCGGCACCCGGCCCGTACGCCCGCACTCGGGGCCGTAACGCCCCGGCGCGCCGGGCCCGTACGCCCCGGGCTCGGGCCGTGCGCCAACGGCTCAGGCCGTACGCCAAGGGCTCAGGCCGTACGCCCCGGGATCGGGCCGTACGCCCAGGGCTCAGCCCCGTACGTCGAGGGCTCAGGCCCGTACGTCGAGGGCTCAGGCCCGTACGCCGAGGAACAGGCCGCGGCCGGACGGACCGCCCTCCAGGAACTCGACCTCGAGCCCGGCCCGTACGAAGGCCCGCTCGTACGCGGCCCGCTCGAAGAGCGTGATCAGGTGGGTCTCCGCGAGGTGGGTGATGTCCTGGCCCGGCTCGGCGATCAGGTAGTGGACGTCGATGCGGGTGGCGTCGCCCTCCAGCCGCGAGTGCGAGACGCGGGAGATGGTCTTGCCCTCCGCCTCCACGATGGACGAGCCGACGAACCCGGGGGTGAAGGTCTGCGGGAACCACCAGGGCTCGACCACGACGACCCCGCCCGCGGGGTCCAGGTGCGCCGCGAAGCGGGCGAGGGCGGCGTCGAGTTCGTCCTGGTCGCGCATGTGGCCGATGGAGCTGAACATGCAGGTGACGGCGGAGTGCGTGGTGCCGAGGGCGAAGTCGCGCATGTCGCCGAGGTGCACGGGCACCCCCGGGTTGCGGCGCAGCGCCAGCTCGCGCATGTCCGGGGAGATCTCCACGCCCTCGGCGGACTCGAACAGGCCGGTCAGGTGCTCCAGGTGGAGTCCGGTGCCGCAGGCCACGTCGAGGACGCTGCAGGCGCCGGGCACCCGGGAGGTGATCAGGCCCGCGAGGTCGGCGGCCTCACGGGCGTAGTCCTTGCCCTTGCCCTGGTGGACGAGGTCGTAGAGGCGGGCGATGCCGCCCGCGTAGCCGGTGGTCACGAGGGGTCTCCTTGGCCGGGGTGGGGGGAGGTGCGGCGGCGGTACTGGCCGGCCAGCCGCTCCAGGGTGGGTACGAGCTCGGCGGGTGAGGGCGCGGCCAGGGCCTCCTCGCGCAGCCGGCGGGCGCCGGCGGCGAGCGAGGGGTCCGTCAGGGCCCGTACGACGGCCTCGCGCAGGGTGGCGGCGTCCAGCTTGGCGGGCGGCAGGTCGATGCCCGCGCCCGCTTCGGCGTGGAGTTCGGCCTTCAGGGGGGCGTCCCACAGGGAGCCCACCACGATCTGCGGTACGCCGTGCAGGGTGGCGGTGTAGCCGGTGCCGGCGCCGCCGTGGTGGACGATGGCCGCGCAGGTCGGCAGCAGCGCGTCCATCGGGACGAAGTCCACGGCCCGGATGTTGTCGGGGAGGCCGTCGCGGTCCTTCAGCTGGCTCGCGTCGAGGGTGGCGACGATCTCGGCGTCGACGTCGCCGAGGGCGTGCAGCAGCTCCTCGAAGGGGACGGAGTCCCGGCCGTAGGTCTCGCGCGCCGAGACGCCGAGGGTGACGCACACCCGGGGCCGGGTGGGCGGGGCGAGCAGCCAGTCGGGGATCACCGAGGGCCCGTTGTACGGGACGAAGCGCATCGGCAGGACCTCGCCGGGCACCGGTATGCGCAAGGCCTCGGGGGCCGGGTCGACGGTCCACACCCCGCCGGTGATCTCCTCGATCGCGGCGGCGTCGGGGGTGACGCCGAAGCGTTCGAGGGTCCAGGTGAGCCACTCGGCCATCGGGTCCTCGCGGCGCTCCTCGGGCTGGGCGGCGCTCAGTTCGAGGAACTGGCGCCGGGCGTTCAGGACCACGTCGGGGCCCCACAGCACGCGGGCGTGGGCCGCGCCGACGACGTGCGCGGCGATCGGGCCGGCGTAGGTGAAGGGCTCCCACAGGACCAGGTCGGGCTGCCAGGCGCGGGCCAGCGCGACCATGTCGTCGATCGTCGTGTCGCCGTTGAGCGGGGCGAAGGACATGGCCGTCATCATGGTCTGCTGCCCGAGGGCGTGCTCCCAGCCGAGCGGCCCGGTGCGGGTCTGCGCGAAGTCGAGGCCCTGCTGGTAGGGGGTGGGGTCGCCGCCGATCTGCGTCATCAGCTCCACGATGGAGTCGAGGTCGCCGACGGGTACGGCGGTCAGCCCCGACCCGTTGATCACCTCGGTGAGGGCGGGCTGGCTGGCCACCCGGACCTCGTGTCCGGCGGCGCGCAGCGCCCAGGCCAGGGGCACCAGGTTGTAGTAGTGGGTGTTGTGCGCGAAGCACGTGATCAGGACGCGCATGGCATCCGCTCCCCCTTGTCCGGTTCAGGCGTTGGCGTTCTTGGCGACGGGCTGGCGGGCCGGGGCGCGCAGCACGGGCGAGCGCAGCCGCGTCACCGGGTCGCCGGCCGTGCGCAGGCCCGGGAGGGTCTCGGCGAGGACGCGCAGCGCGGCGCGGGCGATGGCCTCGATCAGGTGCGCGGAGAGCCCGAAGTGCAGGTCGGCGGGGAGGCCGAAGGGCGGGGCGTGCGGCGCGGCCTGCGGGTCGCGGTTGACGGCGGCGACGAGGATGCTGACGCGGGCGCCCGCCGGGAGTTCGGTGCCGGCGAGGGTGACGGGAGTGCGGACGGTCCGGGATTCCAGCCGTACCGGGGGCGCGGTGCGCAGGGTCCGCTCGACGGCGGCGCCGGCCCCGCCGGGGTCGGCGGCCAGGGCCTGCCAGGCGCCGGGCTCGGCGAGCAGGTCCCGGACGGCGTGGGAGATGAGGACGGCGGTGGGTTCGGCGGCGCTGAGCGCGAGGATGCGGGCGGCGCGCACGGTGTCGGCGGTGGACTCGTACAGGGCGTCCGCGAGGAGGGCGTCCATGGCGCTCTCCGCCGCCTCGGCGGCCAGCGCGGTGGCGTGGGTCTGGGGGCACAGCATGCCGTCGAGGGCGTACCGGCAGTCGGGCAGGAGGCGGGCGAAGGTCTCGTGCGCGGCTTCGGGCAGGCCGAGCTGTTCGGCGAGTACCGGTCCGGTCAGGCGCCGGGCGAAGTCCTCGGCGAGGTCGAAGCGTTCGCCGAGGCCGGCCAGGAGCGTACGGGACCACGTGCCGGCCCGCTTCTCCACGCACGCGGCGTCCTCGGCCCACAGCAGGGGTCCGCCGAAGGCGGTGAGCGCGGCCAGCGGGGCGGCTTCGGCGCGGCTGAGGGTGAGGACGGCGCTGCGGAAGGGCAGCGGGTCCCCGCCGGGGGTCTCGTCGGCGGGGCCGGTCCCGTCGAAGGCGGGGTCGTCCAGGATCCGCTGGGCCACGGCGCGGTCGGCGGTGACCCAGGTGTCGAGCAGGGTGCTGTGGTGGAGCGGGCCGAGGGCGCGGAGCTTCTCCTCGGCCGCGTTGGGTTCCTCGGTGCCGGCGCGCAGGACCAGACCGTAGGGGTCGGCTTCGATGCCCGCGAACCACTGGGCGGCCCGGGTCAGTTGGTTCCTGCGGGCGCGGCGGGCGGTGCCTTGGCCGGGGCCCTCGGTCAGCAGCTCGGAGGTCATGTTTCTCCTCGTCATCGGGTGCTGCCGGGCAGTGCGTCCAGCCAGGCGTCG encodes:
- a CDS encoding helix-turn-helix domain-containing protein, translating into MTGEDPHTDDDVLRVLELLASEAPARAYDQLLARARASSASSASARPERLERARGLALEVSALFERRSRRESELAALVDAARDLTRPGSLDATLRLITRRARLMTNMDLACTVLLDEDGGGATVTTADGAVSALTVGYRIPAGAVPAVTPGEAPTPFWTADHLADDRTTHASALDEILHAEALQAVLGVPLCAEDRHIGYLYAAARGIHHFTPDEVALMRSLADLAATAIQTARLLEGVHTANAELARAGSRVRASLSDALRAGSVQDDLVQLVLDGIGLDALLARAAAELGGGLAVRGPAGERLGEHGRVPAADPAELARVRLNAAATGVACPLSDGTWVVPLTVRSEDAGCLLFHPGEGGAGSHADSPVVPGERLLLSYARTVSLLLVMQRSTFVEGQVRDDLLADLTTWESPPERLVERARRFAAELHRPHVVVVADAGTGAAGLVDSWAAAYVRRHRGMKTAQGERLVLLLPGEDPGAAAARVRAELSATTGAPVTAGAGGPARGAETVHHAYRQAVRCLEALTALGGTGRSAAAGELGFLGMLLAEDHDVAGFVERTLGPLLEHDAERFGNLVETLQGWFSAAGSPTRAAEILYVHPNTVSRRLERITQLLGRDWQHPDQALELQLALRLQRARTALDPAPSGPPSAGTT
- a CDS encoding trans-aconitate 2-methyltransferase; translated protein: MTTGYAGGIARLYDLVHQGKGKDYAREAADLAGLITSRVPGACSVLDVACGTGLHLEHLTGLFESAEGVEISPDMRELALRRNPGVPVHLGDMRDFALGTTHSAVTCMFSSIGHMRDQDELDAALARFAAHLDPAGGVVVVEPWWFPQTFTPGFVGSSIVEAEGKTISRVSHSRLEGDATRIDVHYLIAEPGQDITHLAETHLITLFERAAYERAFVRAGLEVEFLEGGPSGRGLFLGVRA
- a CDS encoding activator-dependent family glycosyltransferase, which encodes MRVLITCFAHNTHYYNLVPLAWALRAAGHEVRVASQPALTEVINGSGLTAVPVGDLDSIVELMTQIGGDPTPYQQGLDFAQTRTGPLGWEHALGQQTMMTAMSFAPLNGDTTIDDMVALARAWQPDLVLWEPFTYAGPIAAHVVGAAHARVLWGPDVVLNARRQFLELSAAQPEERREDPMAEWLTWTLERFGVTPDAAAIEEITGGVWTVDPAPEALRIPVPGEVLPMRFVPYNGPSVIPDWLLAPPTRPRVCVTLGVSARETYGRDSVPFEELLHALGDVDAEIVATLDASQLKDRDGLPDNIRAVDFVPMDALLPTCAAIVHHGGAGTGYTATLHGVPQIVVGSLWDAPLKAELHAEAGAGIDLPPAKLDAATLREAVVRALTDPSLAAGARRLREEALAAPSPAELVPTLERLAGQYRRRTSPHPGQGDPS